CCATGACTATAAGTGTCACAGGACGACGACGGCAGGGGAGCGGCGCAACCGCAACCTCAACCTCACTGCTCCTCCGTCCGGGAAAAGGCACGGCGCCGACTAGCCCCTCCCAGTCGACTGGGACTGCCGTGAGAAGACGTGCAGTGACCAACCATGCCTAGGTCCAGTCAAGGATCAGGTGAGGCCAAACTtagtgttttgacccttttgccaAACTTTAGCCGGATCTCgtttgcaaaagaaaaaaaaaggatttAACCCTTTTTCCTAACGCCGCCCGACCTAGTGGTAGGATATCACATCCTACCGCCACACGCCCAGGCGGTAGGTTGATGCCCGTTAACAtctgctgacgtggcaaaggggtcTAGCGCCAGGAACCTCGGGCGGTCGAGCCTACCGCCAGGCACCTCGGCGGTAGGTTGATGGCCGTTAACGtctgctgacgtggcaaaggggtcTAGCGCCAGGAACCTCGGGCGGTCGAGCCTACCACCAGGCACCCCGGCGGTAGGTCTCTGATACAAAAATGTCATGGCAAATAACTTCTGAATAACAAACATTGGTAAATTAGTACTTGCATGATGTTGATAATTTGCCTAGTCATATACTACTATGCATGGAGGTATTTTCAATTTGATTCACTTTGTGAAACAACTACAAGCTCCACAACACTAGTTATGCGTCGAACTACACAAAACTAGGTGAcatggaaaaaaaatcagaaaacatCACAAAAAATTGACATTGTAGCCCAGTTTCTACATGAGTTGTTCTAATTCAAGTATGATTAAAGTGCCATGCGACCAAAAGCGAAAATTCTGTAAAACAAATCCCCTACAAACTACCATAGATCTTAACTAGTACCAACATCCTAATCATTTTAAGTTGTCACAAACACATCTCAAACGAAATTTGACATGTTTTTATCTCGAGTATGAGCTCCAGGCAATGAAATTTAAGTTATGACACACACATCTTAATCATTTTACAGTTGTTGCACACACATTCAAACATGTGTGGCTAGAAGAATGTGAAATTCATCTTCAAAAATTCAAATATGGGGCATGGGCTCATACCCGCGAATGGAGTCACCGGAGGTGGGGATGTTGGTGCGCCGATAATTAGTTGGCTTGGAGCTTCTCACCCCTACACCAGCTCAGCCCCGGTGATGACGAGGATGACCCAGCATGAGGAAGGGCGTCAGTGCAGACTGGCCTGCGATGTTCGCTGGAGACGGTGTCGTCGGAGTGAGGGCCTTCCACGACGGTGTAGACAACCActatgcctctctctctctctatctctgtcTCTCTGCGGGGCACGAGATGTGGGGAATTTGACACGGATGCGCTACTGTCGAGCGTGGCCACATGAACAGGTTGGGTTCTTTGAAAGATTCATGTTTCTAATCCAACAAGTAACGGGTAGTTCGCTGGGAAGTGTCAGAGATCTCTAGATACTATTTCCATTTTCTATATTACTATTAGTATTATTTTACTCCCGTTACTACAATATAAACTTTCCAAAAAGAAGGAGGGTACTTTCCCAAACTTACACCGATCTGTTTGCAGCAAATTGGTAACCACGCATGAGTCCAGTAATTATTCGCACAAGGTGATTGATTTCCTTCCAAAAGTGTACAACATCTCCAACTCCAACACGGCTTCGACTTGGTACGCCTTCTTCTTTCTCCTTATATTTCCCCTTCCTTCAAGCTCACCCAGAGAAAGAAACAGAGCACCCGCCTCCGCCGTCGTCGCGCTTCTCCCCCTCCTGCGTACCTCGTTCGACGACCAGGATGCAGCCGCCGCTCGGCAAGAAGACGAAAGGGCGCCAGCGCCGCGAGAACCGGCTGGTGGAGGACAGGGAGTCCCGGCAGGTGACCTTCTCCAAGCGCAAGTCCGGCCTCTGGAAGAAGGCCTCCGAGCTCGCCCTGCTCTGCCGCGCCAGCCTCGCCGTCGTCGTCTTCTCCGAGGCCGGCAAAGGCTTCGCGTTCGGCAGCCCCTCCACCGACGCCGTCCTGGCCTACGCCGGCTACGGCGACGCCGATGTCcatgctgccgctgccgctgctgacgACGTGGAGTGGGAGGCCCTGGAGGCGATGTGCCGGGAGACGGAGAAGAAAGGCGTGGAGGTGGCCGCGGAGGCCGCGCGGATGAGCGCCGT
This DNA window, taken from Triticum aestivum cultivar Chinese Spring chromosome 1D, IWGSC CS RefSeq v2.1, whole genome shotgun sequence, encodes the following:
- the LOC123164749 gene encoding agamous-like MADS-box protein AGL29, which produces MQPPLGKKTKGRQRRENRLVEDRESRQVTFSKRKSGLWKKASELALLCRASLAVVVFSEAGKGFAFGSPSTDAVLAYAGYGDADVHAAAAAADDVEWEALEAMCRETEKKGVEVAAEAARMSAVGKKVADVQTQAGKRFWWEVDVEALGEAELPEFARALQRLRDNVRRRADNLVSALPPP